The DNA window tgtcttatttttttatttttctttctatgaaattatcatattctcattgaatttttactttgttaacaaataaaatcattaagatatttttagaatattgtaaaaatatattttaataatattggcAAACATTCATCTTTTGCATagaatcatttatttttttccgcTTTATTTGTTGTCGATATCGtattttctaatgatattattaaattaacaaattttattaaactcaCTTGAGCCAATTAcctcaatattatatttttaattttaaaaaaataattatcttttttatatcaaaacaaagaTTGATTCGCGGCGTAACATGGATAACCTCACTAATACTAAGCTATTAGCTATGATACCAAGGTGAAAAATATACAGTTCATGTTTATACTGAACATATGAATATGCAATTTAATATTTGACTTTTATATGTTCTGTTTCAACATTGccaatatatttctaaaaatattttgaagacaCCAATAAGTAGGTAAAGCATACAAGATATAATTTCTGCaagcgatatatatatatatatagtaagagAGTAATAGAGAACTGTAAGAGtacctaaatttttttatgtttttcgcAAAAAGGATTCGAAGCTAAGCACCCAAAAGAAACAGTTTTGTCAACGAACTACATTACCCAACAAGCTGTTTGTTGAAGGTGAGCTCTGTTCACTCAACCAAGTATCCTGCTCAGAAACGGGGGAGCTATCCTTCGTCTCTTCCAATGAAGTCAAGCTATCTGTTCTCTGCGGAAGAAGTAATTTCCCTCTAGCTAACCCTGCCTTTCTACCAATAGAGACGCTCAGTGATTTCTGACTTCCATTTTGCGAGGAGCAAGACGAAGCTGACGGGGATGCCATGTACATGGTTGGAATCCATGCACTGAGCATGATCTGTTCTAGCTCTCCTGCCACTTCCAACATAGTAGGCCTCATATCCCTATGAAAAGCAAGGCATCTAAATGCAAGCTCAGCCACGCTAAGAATAGATGTTAAGGTCCAGGCATCTCTATTTGGGTCAAGATATGGATCTATTATCTCATCCACGCAACCTCTTCCAATCCTATCAATGGCAAGTGCAGCCAAATTAACCTCACTGTGGGGGCGAGAAAAATCAACTGCTTTCAGTGCAGTTATGATCTCTACAAGAACTACTCCGAAACTGTAGACATCACTTTTATCAGAAAGATGGAAATATTGATGGTATTGAGGATCAAGATAGCCTGGAGTTCCTTGCGGGGCTGTTGATATGTGAGATGATTCGACCATGCCGAGTCTGGAAAGACCGAAATCAGCTACCTTTGATCTATAGTTGTAATCCAAGAGTATGTTGCTAGATTTTATGTCTCGGTGGTAAATTGGTGGATTCATGGCTGAATGGAGATAGGCAATGGCCTTAGCAGTTTCAGTAGCAACGGTGAGTCTAACTGTCCATGGGAGCCCGGTGCCCCTCTCTTGTTGTAGATGCTGACACAAAGTTCCATTAGGCATAAATTCATAGACTAGGATTGGTTCGCCCTCCTCTATGCAACAACCTAAAAGACGAACCAGATTCGGATGGCTCACTGATGAAAGGAGCTTTATTTCATTCATGACTTGATCAATGCTGTCAGTATCTCTATGTCTGAGCTTTTTTATGGCAACCAAATCATCACTGTTGAGTTTTCCAGCATAAACTGTACCATAGGCTCCAATTCCTAGCCTGTGTTTCTCAGAGAAGCCATTAGTGgccttttcaatttctttatattgaaaaaacgGGACACTAGAGTTGCCTGCAGCTTCACATAGAAGGCGCTTTGCACTTAACCGATTCCGCAAAGAAGTGGACTTACGCCGGACATAGTAACAGAGAAAAGCCAAACCAGCCATTAACAAAGCTCCAGCAATAAGCCCTGAAAAATGAACAGCGAGGAAAGCTGGAGCTGTTACTGCAAATACTACAACAGAGGACACATAGATCAAATAGCATTTTGAATTACCATCAAATACATAAATTGATGAGAAGCATGCCTTAAAGCAAAAGATATACATCAAAATACCTTCAACTAGCAAATACATAAGAAAACGAAATGTTCTTAAGGCTTTAGAGACCTCAACAGGTTCTTCCGCTCCATACAATAATGCAGAAATACTATTGCGTTTTATGAATTTCAAGAGCAGACAAACAAAAAAGGGAAATCTGTGGGCTGTTACCATTACAGTATATAAACTTTACCTCCAACAAGAACACCTACTCTAGTAGTTCCTCCACATTCGCCAGACATGTACTTTGAAGCACTGCACTTAGAAACTGGAAAGCATATGAAAGAAGGGTCAGCAAAAATGCAAGTTCTAACAATACAAGGCTGCaattcaaaaaactaaataaaatgcAAGCCTATAAGTTCCATTGTGAATATCAAGAAGCAAGCTGTTTCTCAATTTACCAAACTTTCATTTCATAATTACTTTGTGCGTGTTGTATTAGAGTTATTAAACAGTGTTAGAAATTGATATAAAACCTTTCTTAAAGCCTCACTCAACACCCGAAGCTTTTAGATTAAGATTGTTGGTTGATATAGTATCGGGATCTAAATTGCATAGTATCGGAATCTAAATTGGATGAgctaaaaagtaatataaattttatgttcaaacctcatttaatattgatatcTTACGAACACTAATCCCATACTTCGTGACTTGGGGTAGTCAATAACTAAACAAATTCTTTAGCCATCCACAAAATGAAAATCCAAACTACCGAAATGCCAAACTAAGAATAGGCAAAATGGATACACTGCATAGTGGAGCTAGGATCATGGAGTAACAGAAAGCGCATTTAGATGATAGTATAAAACTTTGTCTTAAGAGAATTTCATGGAAACAGACATCAAGAAACAATTAAAGCTTGTCTGCAACTTTGACGTTCTTGTACATGTGAGATGGACAGAAAAACACCATCATTGGGAAAAGTAAGAACAAGCCCATATGTTTTGCCAAGTCAAAAACAGCAGCAGCCCCTATAGTGTCACTACAGATCAGATCAAATaattttcttcctcttcatgTTCAAAACCGATGTGATTTCTGACAATCAGTTTTGCTACCCCTGAATGCTTTGACTTCCATGGTTGGTAAGGTTTAAAGTCAAAATAACATGGTGAACTTTCAACACAGCTACGTGCTAGGGCTATAATCACGGAAGATATAGGGCAATGATTGTGGCCGACCAAGTTTGGATAAGGATGTAAAAGGACGATGAAAATGCACCAAACAGTCTAAAGAGTTGGTAGAAGATACTGGGTTTTTCTTACAACTGAGGACATGATGGCCTGAAATGAAGGATATTTGTCCAAATTCTTACCCTCTTGTCAGCCTGAG is part of the Populus trichocarpa isolate Nisqually-1 chromosome 7, P.trichocarpa_v4.1, whole genome shotgun sequence genome and encodes:
- the LOC7477993 gene encoding wall-associated receptor kinase-like 14, whose translation is MILQQESLVLFITIITIFIAATSTPTRAQKSNSSDCESSCGTGKSAKVVPYPFGFSRGCPIILQCNHTVGDVKIGEFQVQNITPNVIMINILADCNRSIERIKPLFGKNFGPSSNNSLLLQNCDKPLNSCVIPTSSLRRDLKLTNCDKNDNLNCYSQVPRDFDTLGYDNMTSTSCKSVFSSLFLGWEGSAVSFQFGRVELEWWLEGGYNNLCSNNANSTKVKLWNGRVGFRCHCADGFAGDGFAAGNGCRKVSKCSASKYMSGECGGTTRVGVLVGGLIAGALLMAGLAFLCYYVRRKSTSLRNRLSAKRLLCEAAGNSSVPFFQYKEIEKATNGFSEKHRLGIGAYGTVYAGKLNSDDLVAIKKLRHRDTDSIDQVMNEIKLLSSVSHPNLVRLLGCCIEEGEPILVYEFMPNGTLCQHLQQERGTGLPWTVRLTVATETAKAIAYLHSAMNPPIYHRDIKSSNILLDYNYRSKVADFGLSRLGMVESSHISTAPQGTPGYLDPQYHQYFHLSDKSDVYSFGVVLVEIITALKAVDFSRPHSEVNLAALAIDRIGRGCVDEIIDPYLDPNRDAWTLTSILSVAELAFRCLAFHRDMRPTMLEVAGELEQIMLSAWIPTMYMASPSASSCSSQNGSQKSLSVSIGRKAGLARGKLLLPQRTDSLTSLEETKDSSPVSEQDTWLSEQSSPSTNSLLGNVVR